The sequence TTTATATTCCATTTGTTGCGGGAGCGCGACGACTGTGGGGAAACACTCCATAACGTGGGGTTCGCAGATTGGGTAACCGCGCATCGTGCACACAAGTTGAGACTTTCAACATGCTTCAAAGTGGACTCGACAAAGAGCTGTGTAAGCTCATTCTTGCAGCCGGCAGTGCTACAATTATGAGGCTGCGGTTCGCGCACGAAGAACTCCCTTTGCTTCGGTGAAAGGCAAGCGACAGCTCGGTAAGCCAACAGATGTGTTTGCCGCACCAACTCTGCAGAACAGTGTTTGTGCCTAAAAGCTGTGTCTTTGACAGAGGGTGGTTatcgggggaggggcaagaCCTGCTGGCGAGCGGTGATCATAGATGGGGTTCGCAGGAGTGGTGAGGGGGCATCAAGGTTTGAAACGAACAAAGTTATCAAATGATCAGTCAAAAGACATGATGAATtgcgtgggtggggtgggacGAAAGCATGTTGTCGCGAGGAATCGACTCCAGTTAGCAAAGGTACCGGTGGGACAAGGCTGCGATTACACTTGTGATAGAGCCGTTTGAATCAAACAGGGGAGGGTGGCAtcgaaagggagggggaggcagagACTGGCAGTTGATGCGGTGGTAGAAATGCTGCATGGCTATACTGCGGCTTTCTCTTTCCAACACCACACATGACGGATGTTAATCACGCAACAAACACCTTTTACTTCGCCACGCTAGGAGTTGATACTTGCACTCTTCTGAAGACAAACAGTCATCTTGGGCGGGGGGGGAGTAAATCAGCGTCTCTTGCCCAATCGCCATGTCAAGCGCATAGGGGCGAGCGTGGAGAAGGTTTAATTTTCCCTCTTCAGCTCGCGCTTTCCATCCAGTCCAGAAAAAGAGTATTTTCCGAAAGGTGGCCgatttttttctttccttgCTTACGCTGGATCACTCGTCCTCAGTGGACCACAAGCGCATCATCAGAAGCCGCTATGCGAAAAAAGGGCACACTTAAAATACCAAACCTCAAGGAGGCCAGAGAACACTTTCTTTCAGCTTCGTGCCATCGCGACTGCGTGACCACAAATATGCTGCCTCCTCAGCTACTCCATCTTCTTTTCTCACCGCCGCGTCTTTGCCCCCTTTTCTTCACGGTCACCCTTACTATTGCACGTGAAAGGGAAGTCGCTCTTTTCATTCGGTTCTAGACTTCTGAGAATCTGCCTTTTTTCTTTCAGTCGTTTGCAACTTCTATTggccacatacacacacacacacacacacacacacacatacacacgcatacacacacacacacacacactactTCACAACCACAACTGTTGCATTCAGCTCTGGATATAAACACCGAGCGATAAGGGACTGAAGCAGCCATGACCACCGCTGATGACGTTTGCGGCGCGTACACTCTTTCCCACTGCGACGGGAAGGTGGCGCCGACAAAGGCGACCCTGACCATTCACCGCTGTGGGGAAATACTTACAGCGCATGTCACTGTTGTAAATGATCTGCGCGGAACGGTCCAGTACGAAAACTGCCACATTGTCGGCTCTCTGCATTCCACGGGCAACGAGGCCAGTCCCGCTCAGGAGTCGGTGGAGCAGGCTCTGAGCAAGGGATTTGCTGACGGCTTCAATGTGGTGGTTGAGATGAACCAGGTTCTTCTCAAGAACGCCAACAGcgcttttgttttcgcgCGCTTGTCGAAGCTTTCGGATCTCAATGGCGAGCACGCTATCATCGCGATCAACGACCAGCCGCCGAATCAGGAGATGACGATGATTTTCACTCccgacggcaacggcggaAGCTTTGTCGCTGCCAACATTGCGAACTCCCTGCGCGGCAACTGCCAGATCGATGCGGGTCTTCTGCGCGGTGATCTTGCAACAACACAGAGCGAAGCAGACGAGAGCCTAATGCAGGTGGAGAAGTTGATCAGCGAGGGATTTCAGCAAGGCTTCCATGTTTGCATGAACGAGTCAGGGATTCTGCTGCAGTCTTCCGAGGCCAACATCCAACTGTGCCGGATTGTTAGCCACAGCGACCTCGAGGGTGAGTATGTGCTTAAGTCGTTCAACGGTGCTCCTGTTCCCACACGCAACCAGCCGAGCATCGTTTTCAAGTCCGTTAACACAAACGAGGTAGAGATCTCCATTGTTGTGGCTAATCGCATTCGCGGGACTGCTGCCCTGAATCAGAACGTCTTGTCCTCTGAAGAGCCCCTCATGTCGACTCGCATGATGGGAACTGAGGAGGAGTCGCAGCTGGAGAACGCCTTCAACGTTGGTTTTCAGTACGGCCTCGAGACGATCTCCCACGGCAACGAGCTGACGCTGAAGAACCAGGACTGTAAATTTGTGCTGGTGAAAGCGGCGGCTCCAGCGGCCCAACACGGCGGTCCGACCTACAAGGGAACGTACTGCAACAAGTGCTTCAAAACCGAGGGTAACGGTCTACTATTCCGCATCGTCAACGAGCACGAAAAGAAGTGGGCGTTTTACAACGACACAGAAGATCTCCGGATTCGCGTGCGCGCTACGTTCGGCGCCCGCTCCAAGATCGAAGCTCTAGACAACGCCAACATGTACAAAGATGACGACGGCCGCTACGTCGTCGAGGTCACCGTGGATCCTCAGGCCACGGAGATGTTCATTCAAGGTGATGTGAACGGCTTCAGGGTGCTGTACGACGCTCAGCCCATTTAGAAGCTGCTTCCAcagtgtttttttttgctttgtgTTTGAGCTCAGAGCCTATTCCTTCCTATTGTCCAgagcgagaaaaaaaaactgtGTGATAAATATTTGAATTATTTAGACCCATCTTTTGCGTGCGCCTAGAGCTATCCTAGTCGCCAGGGACAGTCAATTCAAGTTCTGGTTTCTTTGCTGTTTTTCCCCTCTCGCAGAGACTCATCGGACTCTCGATGCTCATTCATCCGTGTATTTTGCTCTCATTCTGTTCACGAACTAAGTGGTCCGGGCAGGTGACATGTATCTCAAATTCATTGTCCCACTGACTCAtgctttctgtttttttctCCAATATACACTTTGACCAAGCGCTTCCCATGTTTTATTGGTAGAGTTTATGTACAAAGGTGCTCTGTATATCGTGCTTTTTGCTGGTACAGATGACTTTGTTGAAGAAGATCTCTGCCTCTAAAAAGCGTAAGAGTGTGACACGTTAGGACATTGGCTTTCAGCGAAGACAACTCACCCTGCCATGATATAGTGCTGAGAAGGAAATCTCTCCTGCAGAACCTTTTCTGTGAATGCCTATTTCACTCCAGTGACTTCGTGAAATCGCCCCCTCAAAAATAGCAACGCGAAAGTGTTCTACAGCGAGGCGTGCTAGTGTGCTTCTTGGGCGCGCTTCCTTAGCCACATTGTTTGGCTGATGTGAATTGCCGTCCTGAGCACATTATATCGGTGTGCGAATCGAGGTGGCGTACCAGAGCCGTAGGGCCGAGTTTCGCACTACTGTTTGATTACGCTCTTCGCTTTCTATTTGCCTTTGGTCACGCTTCCGGCTGACGAATGGACAAAGCAGTACACGGTGCGCTTAACGCAAGCAGTAAATGCCTCTTTTTGCACTTCCCTCCTGACTCGTTATGATAGCATTCTCCTCCTTTGACGCTGCGGGCTGAGCAAAATGGCTTACCTTGACATTTCGAAAGCGACGTTTTTTTAGGTGTTCCACCGAGGCAAGACATAGCCAAGGAAAACACCGCTTTCAAATTCAtacacgagagagaaaaaaaggagcgGAAAAACGATCCTTTTCGCTGCTTagtgtgcagctgcacatcGAGTGTGACATAAACAGTCAATCACCCCCGAAGCCATGCTGGTCGACGAGCATGTATCATTTTCACATCTCAGCCTTTCTAACACTCGCCGTAGAGGCACTTGGTACGCACCTCTGTTTTGGAGAAGGCGGGGTGCACAAAGGGTGGGGGTTTCAAAAAGTCCTCTTTGTTACGGAAAGAATGCGACGACCTTGCGGTACACGAAGGGATCATTTCTGGGATGTCATCGGAGCTGTACAGTTTAATCGGTAGGTAATGCATGCAGAATGCGCAATCGCATACGACCACATTCTTTCTCCTCTCAGATGTTCTTTGCACTTGCTAGCTCGTAACATGGCcgttgtttttctttttgtggAGTGTTTTATCCTTCCTCAGGATGCCGGCCACTTCACCGTGGTATCAAGGTCTAGTGCCTACTCTTTGTGGGGAAGCCAAGAGCCTGTAGCCTGTCCTCATGTACGGTTGCGGACTCGTGGTGTCAGCAGATAGGTGggggctggcgctgtgccagGGAGAGGTGCGGTCATGACCACATTTTCACAGTCTCACCACAAATGGTGTCCAACGATTTGACAAATGTTGGAAGAAACTATCCATGACGAGCAGCTCACCAGCGCATGCTTGCAAAACATGCGG is a genomic window of Leishmania major strain Friedlin complete genome, chromosome 17 containing:
- the META2 gene encoding META domain containing protein, giving the protein MTTADDVCGAYTLSHCDGKVAPTKATLTIHRCGEILTAHVTVVNDLRGTVQYENCHIVGSLHSTGNEASPAQESVEQALSKGFADGFNVVVEMNQVLLKNANSAFVFARLSKLSDLNGEHAIIAINDQPPNQEMTMIFTPDGNGGSFVAANIANSLRGNCQIDAGLLRGDLATTQSEADESLMQVEKLISEGFQQGFHVCMNESGILLQSSEANIQLCRIVSHSDLEGEYVLKSFNGAPVPTRNQPSIVFKSVNTNEVEISIVVANRIRGTAALNQNVLSSEEPLMSTRMMGTEEESQLENAFNVGFQYGLETISHGNELTLKNQDCKFVLVKAAAPAAQHGGPTYKGTYCNKCFKTEGNGLLFRIVNEHEKKWAFYNDTEDLRIRVRATFGARSKIEALDNANMYKDDDGRYVVEVTVDPQATEMFIQGDVNGFRVLYDAQPI